ACGGATAGCCGGGAGGCTGTTGAAACTGCCAGGAAAAACAAACCGTCTAAAGACATCATCCAAAAAGCATCTGACCTGACTGAAAAAGTATTAGATCTTAAAAATCTAGAGCAGTTTGAAAATTGGATTCGCGACCACGAAAATTTAGTATCGGAATATCTTCAGATGGATAAAATCAAGGACCGATTATTCAGAGACTACTGGGGCGAAGTAAAATCTCTTGGCGCCTGGGGCGGCGATCTCGCACTCATCAGCAGCAACAAATCGCGGCAGGACACAGAAGCCTATTTTCAAAATAAGGGTTTTCAAAAACTCATCCCCTATTCTGAACTGGTATTGTAACCAATTTAGAATACCAATTGTTATAGTTCAAAAATTTATGCCACCAGCGATTTGGCATTCTTTAAAACTTCTTGAAAGCTTCAGAGACTCGGACAACACCAGACGGTTTATTTTCCAAACTGAAAGTCCTGAACCTATTAATTATGTTCCCGGACAATTCTTAACCTGCGATTTGCCCATTGGTGAAAAGAGATTACAGCGCTGGAGGAGCTACAGTATCGCGAATCGCTGCGACGAAACGCAACAAATTGAATTCTGCATTTCTTACAAAAAAGACGGTCCGGCCTCTGAATTTTTCTTTCATAAAATTCAGAAAGGAGATATCATAAAAGCCAAAGGTCCGGAAGGAACTTTCGTCCTTCCCCAAATGTCAGGTATGCAATTGGTGATGATTTGTACTGGAACCGGGCTCGCACCCTATCGGGCCATGTTACAGGAGATCCTTCAATCGGGTCATTCCTTTAGTTCTATTCATTTAATTTTTGGATGCAGGAAATCTGATGACATTCTCTTTCGCCATGAATGGTCACAATGGGCTAGCGGTATTCCCAACTTTTTTGCTACGATTTGCCTTTCTCGCGAAAACGAATTCAGTCCAAAAGATTTTAAGGGTATTCGTTTTATGAATTCCTATGTTCATGCAGCTTATTTGGAGTCTTTAGCCAGTAATACCCTTGATCGCGATAAAGCCCTTTTCATGCTTTGCGGATGGCAGGAAATGATCGACGAAGCCATTGCCAAATTGTATCTCGAACAAAAAATTCCAAGAGAACAGATTCGATTTGAATTATTTGGATAGGGAGATGGCTTTTAGGCTTTTAGGCTTTTAGGCTTTTAGGCTTTTAGGCTTTTAGGCTTTTAGGAATCAACTAGTACTAACGAATGTTAGTTCAATAAATTTCAACCATTTTTGAGTATTATACCATTTTCTTCGATTGGAAAAATTAAACAGCTTGGTACTTGAATTCATTCTACTTATACACCTTCTCAATATTCTTATCCGGTATCAGCCAAAGTATCGCAACTGCAAATACGAGTATACCTGAAATGAGTGGGTAAAAATAGGAGGCCAGTAATGCGAGGGTATAGGCCAAGAGAGATATTTGACCTTTTTGATTTTGCATCTTATGGGCTTTTGTAAATTCGTCCGGATGCAAATGGTGTTTGACTACAAGCGTTTGTAAAATATAATATGCAAATGCACACATTAGCAACATGAGGCAATATAAAGCCACGGTATTTTCTGCAAAATGATTTTCTCCCATCCATGCGGTTGCAAATGGAATCAATGAAAGCCAAAACAATAAATTCAAATTCGCCAGCATGATTCCTGAAGTAATTTTATTCATGCTGTGCAGGAGGTGATGATGGTTGCCCCAGTAAATTCCTATGTATGCGAAGCTGATGGCATAAGAAATAAAAATCGGCCACAGAGCCATCAGGTCGCTCCAGGAAGATCCATGTGGTACTTTCATTTCTAAAACCATAATGGTGATGATGATGGCAAGTACGCCATCACTGAAAGCTTCTAATCGCGTTTTCGTCATGGTTGATCAGGTTTTTATTTTTGCAGGGCTACCCATGTAAATTCCGGGTACATCGAGATCCTTAGTAACTAATGCACCCATACCAATCGTGACCCCGGAAACAATTTTGAGTCCATCCCGAAGTGTTGCTGAAGGTGCAATCCAACAATGATCACCCAGCTCAGTACTTCCGCCAATTAAAACATTGGCAATGACCAGACAGTTTTTACCCAATTTCACATTGTGGGCCACATGGACGAGATTATCAATCTTACTGTTTGCACCAATTATTGTATTCCCAAGTGTTCCTCTGTCTATGCAAGTATTGGAGCCGATTTCAACATCATCTTCCAGTATGACTCCTCCCAAATGCGGAAATTTGATATAATTTCCATCCAATGCTTTCGAATATCCAAATCCATCAGATCCTATGGTCGTGTGGCTTTTGATTAAAACGCGTTTGCCAATAATGCTTTGATCGTGAATGACACAATGACTATGTATCATACAACCGTCTCCGATGGTACATTTGCCAATCACACAATATGCACCAATCGAAACATCTGATCCAATTTGGGCCTCTTCATTAATGATCGCTGTAGGATGAACGCCCGCTAATACTTTAGGAACAAATAATTTATTTAAAATACAAATAAACGTTTCTTTGGGAGCATCCGTGAGAATTATCGTCTGTTGGCTCCGAGGCTGCAATAGCGCTTCCAATGAAGTGTGTGCTATGATTAAATTCGATGTTAAGGTCTTGATAGATTCAGGATCTTTAGCTTTAGCAGCACCAAGCCAAATCAAACTGTCGCAATCGCCGGAATCGATATTTTTAACATTTGTAAAAGCAATGTTAGCAGGATTGCCTAAAATATGATGATCATAAATGAGGCAGTCTTCAATATCCGGGTATTTGAATGTATTCATGAATTCTTATCGCTTGTTATGAGGTCCTCTGTTATTTATCACTTCAGTCCCGAAAATAAGCAATATTTCCATGCTTCAGCAAGGATTCAACAGGCTTAAAAAATAATAGCTAAAAAAAGGAACTTAATTCTCTTTTTTTTGAAATTGCGTTCTTGCCTTAAAATTTCAATTTCAGGATTAGGTAAACTGCAAGTGTTATTTAGGACTTCTTGCGTTTAGACAACATTTCGTTGACTCCATCCGTAAACTCTTTTGAAGTAGGCGTATACCCCGTTTTACCCAAAGCATTAAAACTGTATTGGTTGGTCTTTTTATCTTTTTCAATATCGAATAGATACACAGTAGGGTAACCTCTCACACCAAAAGACTGTTGGAGGTTTGCATTCTGAGTCCGGATATTATCGGGAATTGAAAAAGATCTTGGAAAATCAAGTTCCAATAAAATGACATTCTTTTTCGCCCATGTTTTAAATTCATCCTTTACAAAAACGGCCGCAGACAATCTTTTACACCATCCACACCAGTCGGATCCTGTAAAATTTGCCAATATGGGTTTTCCCGTCTTTTTTGATAAGGCATAGGCTTCATCAAGATTTACCAGCCAGCCTTCATGTGTAGCTTTGTAGGGGCCTGGTTTTGCATTTGTTTGAGAATGGCTTAATTGGCTGAAGAATAAAAGTCCGCCAAAGATCAAAAGGTATAATTTCATTTTTTTAGTTATTCGGTTTACAAAAATCATTTAAGCTAGCAAATTTATGCATGTTAAAATAAAAAAACAGCATTATTCGAATTCGGTTTAAATCTCTTTGAAATTAAGTCCTTTTTTTTTGAATGAATAAAGGAGTTTTTGAAAAAAAAGTTTAAAAAACATCTGTTTTGTACAACAAAATCTTCTAAATGGCCCAAATTTAGGCCAATTTCATATAATTTGAGTGCTCATTGGGCAAATTATACCAATCATTAAAACTTTGTTAAAAATCAAATCCTGGTACTAAAGACCGTTTATGTGCTTAAAGCAAAGAATCCATACTCCAGCTCTTCCTAAAATATAATTCAATGTTATTTGAATGTATAAATCTTCCGGACCTCAAATAAAAATAAACTTCTTTAATATAAATTGTCCGCTCGAATTACTCAATTTCAAAAGATACAAACCACTATTCAAATCCTTGCGATCTATGGTTGCAATTTCTTGAAACCATGATTTACGCACAATCTGCCCTCTGTCGTTCAGTAATTGATATTCATCATAGTGCCGGGATCGAATTCTGACAAAATTCTCTGCCGGAATGGGAAAAACAACAGCTAAAGGATCGGATTCTTCTTCAATTGCGGTCACAGATTCTGAAATAACTGTTATTCGCCAACTGCTTTTGTTTTGTTGATCATCTACATTCCGCATACCCATTCTCAATCTACCGGTACCTGGATCCGGGCCGGTAAAAATATCAACAATGAATTCCATTTGTTGGCCGGGTTCTAAACTAATTTGAGTGCTGTCTACATTTGCAGGGTAACATACATCCAGACAAATACTCGATGACCAATTGGCCGGCAAATCATTGAGCAATCGCTTAATTTCAATTTTAGCTTTGGAGTTTCCTGTGTTAGTTAGGGTCCCTGAAACGTAAGCAACGCCATTTACCTGAGCATTAACAACTGTATCTGTTTTAATTTCGAAAGTAAAAGTGGAAATACCCTGTTGAATGCTATCACAGACAGCTGAAGGATTTAAAAATTTCTGAAGATCGCAAATCATATCATCGGGATCTCTATCAAACCACGCATGCTTAATTTTTACGCGTCCATCGACATCAATAAGTGTAGCATTATTTGGGGCCGGACCATAATGATACCACCATTCATTACATGGGCCATCCACTAAAATGGGGACATCAATTTTATATTCCAGCAATAAATCTTCAATAACCCGAATGCGCTCACCGTATGTTTTAGGCTGGCGATATAATATTCCGCCATTAATATTTTGTTGACCTGTGTTTACTCGACCAAAATAAGGGCTGATGTCTGTTTCGGGGTGCGCTTCAACTGTGTACACGATGGCTATTTCAATTTGATCTTTAAACATGGCTTGAAGGGTATTGATTTCAGAAATTTTACCCCTGAAGACCGGACAAGTATAACTTGAAGAGATCAGCAACACCGGCTTCCCCTTTTGAAGAATTTCAGACAATCTGAAATATCCTCCAAGATTATTTAATAAAGCAAAATCATGCACGGTATCCAGCAACTGATACCCACTTTCTTCAAAATTGCCGAGATAATTCTGAATCGGGCAAATACTATCTGTAAAGGCAGGTAATTTATTTAATCCTATAAACGGCTTGAGCTGGATTTGAGCTTGAAGGCCCCAGCTGAATCCAATCAATAAAAAACAAATGGCCAGTTTTTGCATGACTTTTTTGAATTGGACTAAATCCAGACCTCATGGTTTAATCAGAAATTCATTCTCCTCTAATTCAATGTATATTGTACATTCAGACCTCCATTGATGCGCACGTCCTTAAATTGGCTTAGAACATACGGAATGGTTTTCCGGTAATCCACAAACACGCGAATGTTTAGGTTTTTACTCATGCTATATTTGATGGCAGGAGTAAAACTGATCTGTTTGGAACCACTATTGGCTTGAGCATTTACATTGGCATCCAACCTGTGAATTTTAGTAATATTATCGTTGATCCCAAAATCAAAACTGATTTCCAGATCATTGCCCTTCGGATTATTAATATTAGCATCCGGGTCCTGATCTTCATCATCAGCCTTTTTCTTTTTCTTCTTTGTTTTCTTAGGCGGTTTATAATCTTTATTTAAAGCTTTCATACCTGGCAGCCAGGATAGAAAAACATCTTTGATGATATAACCCATTTTGATGGTATAGGTCGTTGCTTTTGTTTCAAGCAATTGTCCGTCAATTCCGTTGCGAAGATTTAAATTTCTGTTCTTGTTGTAATCCAGTCCAAGCTCCATGCCTGCCTTGGTCTTTATATTCACACCAACGAGTGGTGCAAATTGTTCGCTGATGACGAGTTCGGGAACTTCATACCGGGCATGATATGAAGCGCGATCGTCGTTACCTCTTCTGGAAAGGGGTAATTCATTTGCATCTATGCGATAATCGAGATTGCTTTTAAAACTATTGATCGTCAATGTATTCTTATAAGCATGTCGGATGCTGAAATCCTGAAATATGTCTTTAAGTCCACTTAATTTACTCAAACCATTATAGCTAACTTGCCAATTCGGCAGTGGAAAAGTTTCAAATAGATCCAGTCCAACTTTATTGGGGTCCTTATTTGTATAAGCTGCAAAAAATGCAGGTGTTACGACATCAATGTGGTCGCCCTGAAATCCATCGCGATAATCGGGATTTGTCGGACTCAAATTTTTGATCCCCAAGCGATCTGCTACTCGCTGAGAAACAATGGGCCGTGCATCGCTGAAACGCCTGAATACATCATCAATGTCACTGTTGAATATGGTTTGTAATGAAATATAAGATAAAGCTAAGTTGCCCATTTTCAAAAGGCGTAAAATGTTGGAATCCCAAAGTATTCGTGCCTATAATACTGTCGTATTTAAAAGTCTCCGAAATATCTTTCGTGTATGTTCTGTCCACATTTAAATCAATGCTAAAATCTTTTACGGGTTCGACTTTAAATTTAAAACTGAGCGTATTTGAATTTTTTTGCAACATTTCCTTGTTGAAAAAACAATTGTCAGAAATCCAGCCCTTTTCTGCAGCTTTATCCAACCAGCCACCTTTTCGAAAATCAGGTTGACCACCTGTTATAAAACTAAATCCGGGTGCATCAAATCCCGAACTCAATCCTAAGAGTTCCGGTCTTTCCATAAAACCCGGAATGGTGGTTCCTTTATTTTCAGCATAACTCATTTGCATTCGTTTCAGCATAGTTATTGGCGTAAGTGCTGCCTGAATCCAGGGATTGGGTTTATCAGATTTTGTTTTCTTTTTGTCTTTTGACTTTTCATCTTTCTTGGGATCCGCCTGGTTGCGCACGGAAGGTCTGAATCGACCTGTTGATGCACTTTCACCGCTATATTTTTTCAGAAATGCAGACTTATTGATTAATGTCGAAAAATTAATTTCTCCGGTGATGCTAATACTTTGTGTATTGGTAATAACAGATCCAAGTGAATCAATAGAATTAATCGAACCTCCAGCCCAATTAAAGCTCGAAGTATATTGGGTGCGAATCGTGACAAAGTCTAATAAAGGAAATAATTTTGTTGGTAATTGATAGGCAATTGTAAAATTGTGACGGTAGTCCTTGGTGCGCCCGAATGATTTTAAATTGTCTCTGAGAAATCTGCCGCGTTCACTGGCCTCCACTTCCTGATCTGTCAAAGGGTTCACATAAGCCTGTCGCAGAGGATTAAAAGTTATTTCATCAACAGCTGCTTCATTCTTCGCACTAAAATTGAGTTTTATGGACTTGGTAAGATCCCAATTCAAAGTATAATCGCGGGTCCATGCAAATTTGCGATCCTCCCAGGTACTATACTTCGGATCCGCAAATCGATAGGTTCGGGTTGCAGCTTTCCGGTTCAGATTATTTCTAACGGAAATTGAATTCGGAATTGGATTAAAATTAAAATCTCCAATAAACTTCAACAGCGGACTCGTGACAATTTTCTTAAAAGGTTCTATGTATTTCGGCGTAAGTGAATAATTATAATCGAGACCGCCTTGTTGACTTTTTAATTCGTCTTTGGATATGATAGGGTTATGTTTATTAGCTACAGAAACGGAATAACTCACCGAAAAATTGGAGATATCCCAGGGTTTAGGTTTGCCGCTCCCCTTTCTTTCTTTGCGCACATTATTGAATGCTATACTCTTGATCTCAGAGAAATCAATTGCCCGATCGCGAATAGAATCTTTTTGTGCCTGGCTTGAAGCAGCTTTAACTTTGTCTTTAAGTTCTATATCCGTATCGTTTGGATCGTATTGTGGGGTCAATGTTGTATTTGAATATTGCAAGGCCATTGGAATTTTTATACCTACACTTTGAGGTAAAAATTTATCCAAAGAAATATTCATCCCGGCATCCAATTGTACCGTTTCATAAGTCGCGCGTTGGTCCAATTTCTGGTCAATACCACCCCAGCCAACGGAGGCGTAATTTCCGGCTACACTTATATTTCCTAAATCAGCTAATTGCATTTCCGCGCGCACCTGTGCTGCCACGCCACCTTTTTCTTCTAAGCCGGACAATCGCAATTCATTAAACCAGACTTCAAGATCTTCTACAGTTTCTTTACTCTTATTTCGAAAACCCAGCAATACACCTCTCACCAAACCTATGGTTGGATTTCCAACAACTTTTACCGTGTTTTTGGGTTTTTCAGGATCGGGTTTAGAATAGGCTCCAAAATCTGGTACTACATTATTTCTTTCCGTTTTCAAATCCAATAAGAGTTGCAAGGGAAAATCAAATTCATTATCTTTTAACCAAATGGAATCTCTTTGATCAAAATGTTGCTCATCCGAAAAACGCAATGGAATTTCATATTCGTAATAATTATCTGTAAAATCTTTTCCTAATCTGATGAAAACACAAAGTCCATCGTTGTCTTTGGATTTCAAAGATTCCCCATGAACGAACATTTTCAATCTTTTATATTTGCGAATATCGAGGTCTATAATTTTATAAACAGATTGCGAGCAATTGGCTTTGAGGTCCTCCTTTCTCAACAAGATCGAAGATTCATTTTGCGGTATATCTGCAAATTGTGAACTGTAGAAACGCTCTCTTTGAATTCCAGGCGGCGTTGTATAATTAAACGGTGTCTTTCCGGCATTTTCTTCGATATCCACTTTATCGAGAATCAAAACTTTGTTTCCGGCATCTATTCCATCACATACATCTTCAAATTTCCGCCAGGCATTTCGGCCTAATTGAAATTTAATAAATCTGAAAGTAACCGTTTTATCAAATCCGGCAAATAACATACGCATGCTTTGAATAGATCTAAAATCCTGGATCTCACCTATTTTGCCTGTGTGCGATCTGACTGGTATTCTAAAGCGATACCATACTTCATCATCCAAAAGTCCAGGTACTTTTACGATCACTGTGTCTGTGATAAAATTATCGAGTGAAGCCGGATCGAATGCTATTTTATTGTCCGGTGTTCTATTTAATGGAATTTCATAATTGTAATACGATTCAATTTCATTGAGTGATTTATCAAAGTTGATATCTTCCTGATCGGGATAACCGGTATAAGCAGTAGATTGTATATTTCCTGTTTCAATTTGTGCATTTCCCTCCGGCATATTGTATCTTTTGTATTTATCTGTAACCGGAATGTTGGGTGCAAAGGTATTGGAGCGGTAAGAAGTATAATCATCGTTAGCAGGATCTCTGGCAAGCTCTGCAAATGCGGTTGGATTCAGGAAGTTTTGTTGTTGAGCAATGTAATTTGCATAAAACGTATTTTCATCTTTATCGAAATTTGACGAAACACTATTTAATCCATCATAACCTAAGTCTTGCCTTTCGCGATTATTGATATCAAAACTACTTGTGATAGGAGGGAAACGGCTGATCTTTCCAAAAACTGAAGGGTCTGTCAATAAATTCAAATCAGGAGTTGGCAGGCCATGTTCAAATTGTTGTTTACCATCCTTAAAAATATCTTCTGAAAAATTTCCAAGCTGTATGTATAATTTTCCATTTCCCGTTACCGGATCTGAAGGATCTGCTTTTGGTAAAAACGGATTCAGCAACCAGAAATCAATGTATTCGACATTGTTGGCTTCAAAATCATTGGTATTCAGACGAGTCATCAGCCCTGCCCATCTGGTTTCAGGCTGCAAGAGTTTGTGATCCCGGTCGATACCGGCAGTGCTAACTCCACCAAATGTAGAATCAATTGCCATCAAACCACCATTCACATCAAAATTATAAGGACCTTTTTCTTCCGGATAATAAGTCATGTCAAACGTCAACTCCGTACTAAATCCGATAGGTCTTTGCTTGTTCGGAAAAATTTCAATTTCATCTACCAATCTCGTGTAGTGATTATTTGGATTGAGGGTACTTACTCTGGCAAAATCGTCAATGCGGTACCAGGATAATAAGGCCCGATTGGCATTGCTGATGACGTTATCATAAAGTCCGGATCCCTGAAAAGGCTTATCGTTGATTCCTTGTGGCGCACTCGCCAGGACCCATTGAGAAACATTGAAACCCAAGCCTATTCCCGAAGATGCACCTTCAAAATCATCGATGTAAACGACACCACCTTCGCTTCCTTGTTGATTGATGGTATTGGAGTGACCTGGCAATAACGCGGCGCCCTCAGCTTCCAACTTCCAGGAGGATACTTCCTTGGTAGCATAAAACGGAAGCTTATCTAAGATGCGCGTCATCCAGGGTGCTTTTTTTGCGATGTTAAAATCCAGGCCAACAATTCTGTTGTTAATTGGATCTTCGCCAATGTTCACTTTTTCTGTAAAGGGTTTTTCAAATAAATGCATATAGGTTGCACCTACAGACCAGTCTTTTCTTTTAGAATATTCGGCTCTTAAGCCGATCATGGTTTTTGTTTGGAAACTGAACAAAGCGCTATCTTCAAAATCAACATTAATAGGTACTCCCGATTGCAATAAGGCTTCATTGAGGATCGTCACCTTCCCGAGATTGCGATCTACGATATAATCAGATCCCTCAACTAACGATCGTGAGCCTGCGCTGACAACAACGCGGGCATTGGGATCCAGATTAAAAGTGTTGAGTGATATTTCGTTTGATTTACCGGATTTATAAGATCCTTTGATGACAAATTGATTGGATTTCAACTCTCGTCGCGCAGCGGTAATGGAGACATCATATAAAGCGGTGTATTTATATTTATCATAAATTTCTTTTGTCCGCACGCTGTCTTTGATCACATTGGAGAGAAGTTTATACAGAGAAGAACCGAAGGGTTCCAACACCGGAAAAATTACAGCCCCACTTGCAGGGATCACCGTTTGTCCGGGTATAAAATCAAACACACCATCCGGTTGGGGGTCATTGGATTTATTCAAAAAATCCATTCTGAATAAATTCAATAAAGGAAAGCCATCTATTTCCTGGATGTAGCGTTTAGATTTGCCATCGCGGTCTTCGTAATAAATATCCATGGTAAAATCGTCCGGATTCAGATTAAAACCACCCGTTGGATAAACGTTTTTCATCATCTGCCGGTAGGAAGGTAAGTCCGTGCGCTGTGCAGATGATTTCAGCATCTTCACGAAAATGACTTTATAATTTAAGGAGTCCGATTTTACTTCTGAAGTAAATTCTCCCACTTTATAGGTTGCTCCGGAACGCGGATCGATATCCCTGCCATTTTGTAAATAATGATAAGCAACAGCCAATACCTGATTGGGTCTTGGTCTGAGACGCAAAGAAATGAATCCTAGATCTGCGTGGTAAGTATATTCATTCTGATTTAATCTTCTCGCTCTTACTTTTTCAAAATCTCTACCTTGTTTCAGATTTAAGCCGGCAGGATTTGATAAAATGCGCACGACTTTATTGAGGTCTCGTGCTTCCGGGTTTTCGAGAATTTTATCTAATAATGTGTTGGAAGTATTTGAAGGAACTTCAACCCCGGCTTTATCTTTGGAAATGGCTCTTCCCGGTAAAAAAGTCAATGCGGCTGAATCGCCCATATCAAATTGATCAGGGGTTGAAATGCCAAGATCAGCCAATGCAACGATATCGCGCAACTCTGTTTCCCGGCTATTTTGAGCGTCTTCGGTGATCCAAACTTCAATATCTTTTACTTTAAACTGACTATTGATTTCCGGAAGTTTTTCCAATGCAAATTCATAGGTACTCCGGTTGTAAGTGCTTAGAAAAAAATGTCTGTTTTCATCGTAACCATCGGGTCTGATTTCAAATTCCTGTACTACGCCTCCACCTTTAACCTCTATGTTTTCCTGTTTCGATTTTTGCTGAGAGATCAAACCGGTCAATCGCAAATAGCCGAATTGCCAATCTGTTTTGAAACCGAAAAGATTTTGACTACCCTGGATCAATTTTGTACGAAGCGGTAAACTTACATTTCCCGCTTCTATTTTTTTAATGATATCGTCTTCCGAAAATTTTTCGGAATCGTAAGCAAGTTTTAATTTATTTTCAAAATCAAATGCTGCTTTGGTATCGTAATTGGCATTCAATTTTAATTTATCACCAATGCTTCCAGTCAAGTCCATTCGGATATCTGTATCGAAATCGGGACCCCATTGTCTTTTCTGATAATCCTGCAACTGGGGGTTGTCAGTAAAATTGTAATAACCGCCTACAAAAAAACCGATAGAACCCTGCGGTTTGATGTCAATACCAAAACCAC
The sequence above is a segment of the Saprospiraceae bacterium genome. Coding sequences within it:
- a CDS encoding UDP-3-O-(3-hydroxymyristoyl)glucosamine N-acyltransferase, with translation MNTFKYPDIEDCLIYDHHILGNPANIAFTNVKNIDSGDCDSLIWLGAAKAKDPESIKTLTSNLIIAHTSLEALLQPRSQQTIILTDAPKETFICILNKLFVPKVLAGVHPTAIINEEAQIGSDVSIGAYCVIGKCTIGDGCMIHSHCVIHDQSIIGKRVLIKSHTTIGSDGFGYSKALDGNYIKFPHLGGVILEDDVEIGSNTCIDRGTLGNTIIGANSKIDNLVHVAHNVKLGKNCLVIANVLIGGSTELGDHCWIAPSATLRDGLKIVSGVTIGMGALVTKDLDVPGIYMGSPAKIKT
- a CDS encoding T9SS type A sorting domain-containing protein, translated to MQKLAICFLLIGFSWGLQAQIQLKPFIGLNKLPAFTDSICPIQNYLGNFEESGYQLLDTVHDFALLNNLGGYFRLSEILQKGKPVLLISSSYTCPVFRGKISEINTLQAMFKDQIEIAIVYTVEAHPETDISPYFGRVNTGQQNINGGILYRQPKTYGERIRVIEDLLLEYKIDVPILVDGPCNEWWYHYGPAPNNATLIDVDGRVKIKHAWFDRDPDDMICDLQKFLNPSAVCDSIQQGISTFTFEIKTDTVVNAQVNGVAYVSGTLTNTGNSKAKIEIKRLLNDLPANWSSSICLDVCYPANVDSTQISLEPGQQMEFIVDIFTGPDPGTGRLRMGMRNVDDQQNKSSWRITVISESVTAIEEESDPLAVVFPIPAENFVRIRSRHYDEYQLLNDRGQIVRKSWFQEIATIDRKDLNSGLYLLKLSNSSGQFILKKFIFI
- a CDS encoding DUF1211 domain-containing protein, which gives rise to MTKTRLEAFSDGVLAIIITIMVLEMKVPHGSSWSDLMALWPIFISYAISFAYIGIYWGNHHHLLHSMNKITSGIMLANLNLLFWLSLIPFATAWMGENHFAENTVALYCLMLLMCAFAYYILQTLVVKHHLHPDEFTKAHKMQNQKGQISLLAYTLALLASYFYPLISGILVFAVAILWLIPDKNIEKVYK
- a CDS encoding FAD-dependent oxidoreductase — its product is MPPAIWHSLKLLESFRDSDNTRRFIFQTESPEPINYVPGQFLTCDLPIGEKRLQRWRSYSIANRCDETQQIEFCISYKKDGPASEFFFHKIQKGDIIKAKGPEGTFVLPQMSGMQLVMICTGTGLAPYRAMLQEILQSGHSFSSIHLIFGCRKSDDILFRHEWSQWASGIPNFFATICLSRENEFSPKDFKGIRFMNSYVHAAYLESLASNTLDRDKALFMLCGWQEMIDEAIAKLYLEQKIPREQIRFELFG
- a CDS encoding thioredoxin family protein; translated protein: MKLYLLIFGGLLFFSQLSHSQTNAKPGPYKATHEGWLVNLDEAYALSKKTGKPILANFTGSDWCGWCKRLSAAVFVKDEFKTWAKKNVILLELDFPRSFSIPDNIRTQNANLQQSFGVRGYPTVYLFDIEKDKKTNQYSFNALGKTGYTPTSKEFTDGVNEMLSKRKKS